In Longimicrobiales bacterium, one DNA window encodes the following:
- a CDS encoding GvpL/GvpF family gas vesicle protein — protein sequence MSEDADREERRSSPRLTAHQAIYLFGVARAKTWRGGRVAQVAGEDVLRVRYRDLDALVRPVPYEVPPMDEARVQAHQKVVEAAMRRGTVLPAPFGIVFRGRRQLIHLLQDQYLVLDEGLSFMEGHWELRLHMAPAAGGEDIDLELSDLAMQLYSELRRHARAAVPFAAEGRRLLSAAFLVERSAWIDFVDRAEDLGAAHDEITFDVTGPWPPYDFVRITV from the coding sequence ATGAGTGAAGACGCGGACCGCGAGGAGCGCCGAAGCTCGCCGCGGCTCACCGCGCACCAGGCCATCTACCTCTTCGGTGTAGCGCGCGCGAAGACGTGGCGCGGCGGCCGCGTCGCGCAGGTGGCAGGCGAGGATGTGCTGCGCGTACGCTATCGCGACCTCGACGCTCTCGTCCGGCCGGTGCCGTACGAGGTCCCGCCCATGGACGAGGCGCGAGTGCAGGCGCATCAGAAGGTTGTCGAAGCCGCCATGCGGCGCGGCACCGTATTGCCCGCCCCGTTCGGCATCGTGTTCCGTGGACGGCGCCAGCTGATCCATCTCCTTCAGGACCAGTATCTCGTGCTCGACGAAGGGCTCTCGTTCATGGAGGGTCACTGGGAGCTGCGGCTGCACATGGCGCCCGCTGCCGGCGGCGAGGACATCGATCTGGAGCTCAGCGATCTCGCGATGCAGCTGTATTCCGAGCTCCGCCGCCATGCCCGGGCCGCCGTCCCGTTCGCGGCCGAGGGCCGCCGCCTGCTCAGTGCCGCATTCCTCGTCGAGCGTTCCGCCTGGATCGATTTCGTCGATCGCGCCGAGGACCTGGGCGCCGCGCACGACGAGATCACGTTCGACGTCACGGGCCCCTGGCCGCCGTACGATTTCGTCCGCATCACCGTCTGA
- a CDS encoding M24 family metallopeptidase: protein MFKGSREFTRVRADIDAIQTAIRAAGLDGWLLYDLHARNDVAAQLIGLGDLSRRFFVLIPAEGTPAAIIHGIEQAPWEKWPWERRMYVGWEELGAALRDTLHGRGRIAMEYSPDAAVPAIDLVSGGIIELVRSTGVEVVSSGDLVTRFYSCWTPEQLRSHYRASAALAQIAEATFTRLAQAVAGGERVNEVEMREWVLADMAAHGVAVGGDAIAATGLSAADPHYSPENGGAVFKQGDVVLLDLWSKQSEEMVYADQTWMAYLGPHVPDRAAQLFGIIRDARDAAVDFLQKTWQEGRPIEGREVDDIARRVVNDAGHGAHFIHRTGHSIDRATHGMGPNIDNLETKETRRLMPGVGFSIEPGIYIPGEIGLRTEINVYVSEDGPEVTTPDPQHEMQALLAR, encoded by the coding sequence ATGTTCAAGGGATCACGGGAGTTCACGCGCGTCCGCGCGGATATCGATGCCATCCAGACAGCCATCCGCGCTGCAGGGCTCGACGGCTGGCTCCTGTACGACCTGCACGCGCGCAACGACGTAGCGGCACAGCTCATCGGCCTCGGTGATCTGTCGCGCCGCTTCTTCGTGCTGATCCCCGCGGAAGGGACACCCGCCGCCATCATCCACGGCATCGAGCAGGCGCCGTGGGAGAAGTGGCCGTGGGAGCGGCGCATGTACGTGGGCTGGGAGGAACTCGGAGCAGCGCTGCGCGACACACTGCACGGCCGCGGCCGCATCGCGATGGAATACTCACCGGACGCAGCGGTACCCGCGATCGATCTGGTGTCGGGCGGCATCATCGAGCTGGTACGCTCCACGGGCGTGGAGGTGGTCTCGTCGGGTGACCTCGTGACGCGCTTCTACTCGTGCTGGACTCCGGAACAGCTGCGGTCGCACTACAGGGCGTCCGCGGCGCTTGCGCAGATTGCCGAGGCGACGTTCACCCGGCTGGCACAGGCCGTCGCCGGCGGTGAGCGCGTCAACGAGGTGGAGATGCGCGAGTGGGTGCTGGCAGACATGGCCGCACATGGCGTCGCCGTGGGCGGAGATGCCATCGCCGCCACGGGGCTGAGTGCTGCTGATCCGCACTATTCACCGGAGAACGGCGGCGCCGTTTTCAAGCAGGGCGATGTGGTGCTGCTGGACCTGTGGAGCAAGCAGTCGGAGGAGATGGTTTACGCCGACCAGACGTGGATGGCCTATCTCGGTCCGCATGTGCCGGACCGTGCCGCGCAACTCTTCGGCATCATCCGCGACGCGCGCGATGCCGCAGTCGACTTCCTGCAGAAGACGTGGCAGGAAGGGCGGCCCATCGAAGGCCGCGAGGTGGACGACATCGCCCGCCGGGTCGTGAACGACGCCGGTCACGGCGCACATTTCATTCATCGCACCGGCCACTCCATCGACCGTGCCACGCACGGCATGGGCCCCAACATCGACAACCTCGAGACGAAGGAAACGCGGCGGCTGATGCCGGGCGTCGGGTTCTCGATCGAGCCCGGGATCTACATCCCCGGCGAGATCGGCCTCCGCACGGAGATCAACGTTTACGTTTCGGAGGACGGACCGGAGGTCACCACGCCCGATCCGCAGCACGAGATGCAGGCGCTGCTCGCGCGATGA
- a CDS encoding histone deacetylase, producing the protein MTGSGAPQPTALILHGDCGLHDTGWGHPEHQGRLPGIVHAIYKQTPALLDHVLQHEARPADDTQLLRVHTPEHIELIRTTAARAEQSGQIIRVDADTALSGASADAAAAAAGCAIDAVRLVMTGRALTAMALCRPPGHHATPDRAMGFCLFNNAAVAARAAQAEHGVERVLIIDWDVHHGNGTQDAFFDDPRVFYLSLHIEAHYPGTGAADETGVGAGAGTTLNVPLPAGMPAADYRRAFSAAVREAFEAARPQLVIISAGYDCLAGDPLGGLLLEPADIHAMTREVMEHAQVSAAGRIAALLEGGYVPKRAGAGVVATLRALAGLEL; encoded by the coding sequence GTGACCGGAAGCGGCGCGCCGCAGCCGACCGCGCTCATCCTGCACGGCGACTGCGGCCTGCATGACACGGGCTGGGGCCATCCTGAGCACCAGGGACGGCTGCCGGGCATCGTCCACGCAATCTACAAGCAGACTCCCGCGCTGCTGGACCACGTGCTCCAGCACGAAGCGCGTCCGGCAGACGACACACAGCTGTTGCGGGTGCACACGCCGGAACACATTGAGCTGATCCGGACCACTGCCGCTCGGGCGGAGCAGAGCGGGCAGATCATCAGGGTCGATGCGGACACGGCACTGTCCGGTGCGTCGGCCGACGCGGCGGCCGCGGCGGCCGGGTGCGCGATCGATGCCGTCCGCCTCGTGATGACGGGGCGCGCGCTCACGGCCATGGCGCTGTGCCGTCCGCCCGGGCACCACGCAACGCCCGACCGCGCCATGGGCTTCTGCCTCTTCAACAACGCCGCCGTAGCCGCGCGGGCCGCCCAGGCAGAGCACGGCGTGGAGCGTGTGTTGATCATCGACTGGGACGTGCATCATGGTAACGGCACCCAGGACGCATTCTTCGACGATCCCCGCGTATTCTATCTGTCGCTCCACATCGAGGCGCATTATCCGGGCACGGGCGCGGCCGACGAGACCGGTGTCGGTGCCGGCGCGGGGACCACACTGAACGTTCCGCTGCCGGCCGGAATGCCGGCGGCGGATTACCGGCGTGCGTTCAGCGCCGCGGTGCGTGAGGCGTTCGAGGCGGCCCGTCCGCAGCTCGTCATCATCTCCGCGGGCTATGACTGCCTGGCCGGCGATCCGCTCGGTGGGCTGCTGCTCGAGCCGGCCGACATCCATGCCATGACACGGGAGGTCATGGAGCATGCGCAGGTCTCAGCGGCCGGCCGTATCGCGGCGCTGCTCGAAGGCGGCTATGTGCCGAAGCGTGCGGGCGCAGGGGTCGTTGCGACGCTCCGCGCCCTGGCCGGCCTGGAGCTCTGA